In the genome of Phlebotomus papatasi isolate M1 chromosome 2, Ppap_2.1, whole genome shotgun sequence, one region contains:
- the LOC129804839 gene encoding uncharacterized protein LOC129804839 isoform X2, which produces MIFVRSKWSSISLVCFLLAFTAFPGCVSGAKSKSGSDAPKVQAPVDPVIEEVTAKQLERILQEKDYVAVYWYARSCVTCDKVLAELEQIDDDTDSFGVDFVKINDKRLAKQYGIKNFPALTYFRDKHPIIFDGDIMDSEAVLDFLTSLEAMDLPDRIEEVNAKILSKIVEDTDYIAVLFCPEHSTCPSGHGRMSNKTECRKCARALQELENIDDEADQLGIGFVKIHDEDLADEYNLGALPKLVYYRHQIPIIYENELSREEDVLEWLIENKSTGDDEDIIEDVTAKTLNTLIGNVDNLVVLFYDHGDDQSMTVLEELEKIDDDCDRHGIQFVKIDDKKAAKAFGLDEVPAIVYFEKQIPNIYDGDLEDENEILKWLLSRLEEDEIEDVTDEMLDSLIKEGKHLAVLFYDNNDRKSQKVLEELENIDDECDALGILFVKIDNAEEAKEYGIQKIPKLLYFENGIPTIYEGPLDDEEGLLKWLESQTSADEIEDITDEMLDLIIEKMDHVAVLFYDKDQKQSAKILEELENIDDECDQNDIAFVKIDDDNEAKEWGIDELPTMVLYEKGVPHVYEGDLLKADELLGWLIHQKRHSEIPEITDEMKDKLIESAAHLAVIFYDKDDKQDIRVLNELENIDDELEKEGIVIVRIDNAEEAKEYGLDHLPALVYFEEKIPSVYPGDLMNEDEVLEWLLLQKETASIEEVTDEILQELIDEHEYVVVYFTGPCESGERCDNFLEDLENIDDELDEAGIIFVRTEDVSLAKKYNIRNLPQVVLFRNKEPVLYKGGEDEDEILTWLTDENTLEIPGKIEEVNVKMLEKILGENDHIVVFFYEEGDKKSQKIINELENIDDECEEKDIDFVKTSDDGIQEEYDLPSLPSLVFYRNKFRTIYKGNLMKEEEILEWVLDLYESPPDEIETVDRKTLQVLINEVEHLAVFFYDDKCTSCPGILEELETIDDDTDKHGIQFVKSSDAKLAHEIGIFSFPALVYYETGVPIMYDGDIEDEREVLDWMVKQKTDSSIPEIDRETLFEYINTKDFLAVMFFVEEDHEAFKILRHLELIDDEAAEYGITIAKCNDKLMAKKYGYRNPPGLTYFRKGKPINYDGDLDDEEELLDWLTNPENMEMTDHIEQVNRKMFQKIRQNSEYVAVFFYSEDCKQCPRVLTEIEHIDDEADRAGIDFVKIDDRKMAKEIGVFALPAIVFFKSTSKEPVIYAGDIYEEQDILNWLLTQKDPGGDVIEDLEGAKLMSMIEESNSLAIFFWNKTQCDICNSKAMRKARMKKEREANATAAQQPTGCHEGQPPVQEHHEEDNDECENCAGILEELENIDDDCDRHGIVFVKTKDFSVAEEYGVLDYPALVYFEGGIPNVFEGQLHEEEEVLQWLITQRTEDRIELITRAMLETMVEETTYLAVYFLPPNYKKSPAYCRTLCSPLANNAFTIQNTTRALANTRTLVSKYKLRKRLEVALQDKINCNICDQILEGLELIDDECDVFGIHMVKIQDPQLAKRYSIKTFPAMVYFRNGNPLIYEGDLQNEESVLEWLIDDDNRELEDEIEEVNDRMLERLMEESTLLVVFFYDEDCDECEEILEELELIDGEADLFGIDFVKIASAEAVEKYEVVNIPSLIYFRKRVPIHYDGDLTQHEKIISWLTSQDVFEIKNEIEDVNRKMLDKLLDENDFLTVYFYERDDEESDIVLEKLETIDSETDNLDITFVKMADTRYARKWGVTKLPALVYFRKRFPSIYRGNLKVESEVLEWLRKNRFRQPELNIFMYALLAISVAFVIYTAFLLQCFKPAPPPPVAHPKQA; this is translated from the exons ATGCACGAAGTTGTGTGACTTGCGACAAAGTTTTAGCCGAACTCGAACAAATCGACGATGACACCGATTCTTTCGGtgtggattttgttaaaataaacgACAAACGACTCGCCAAGCAGTATGGCattaaaaatttcccagctCTCACCTACTTccg TGATAAGCATCCAATCATCTTCGATGGAGATATCATGGATAGTGAGGCTGTTTTGGATTTTCTCACATCACTGGAAGCCATGGATCTGCCCGATCGCATTGAAGAGGTCAATGCAAAGATCCTCTCAAAGATCGTCGAAGACACCGATTACATTGCTGTGCTCTTCT GTCCAGAGCACAGTACATGTCCATCAGGACATGGAAGAATGTCGA ATAAAACCGAATGCAGAAAGTGCGCCAGAGCTCTGCAGGAATTGGAAAATATCGACGATGAGGCAGATCAGCTGGGAATTGGATTTGTTAAAATTCACGATGAAGACTTGGCGGATGAGTACAATTTAGGAGCATTGCCGAAATTGGTCTACTATCGCCATCAAATTCCCATCATCTATGAAA ATGAATTGTCGCGTGAAGAGGATGTTCTTGAGTGGTTGATTGAGAACAAATCCACGGGAGATGATGAAGACATCATTGAAGACGTCACTGCCAAGACACTCAACACTCTCATTGGCAATGTAGACAATTTAGTAGTTTTATTCT ATGATCACGGAGATGATCAGTCAATGACGGTATTGGAGGAGCTTGAAAAAATCGATGATGACTGCGACAGGCACGGTATCCAGTTTGTCAAGATTGACGACAAGAAAGCAGCCAAAGCTTTTGGACTCGATGAG GTACCAGCTATTGTCTACTTCGAGAAACAGATACCAAACA TTTATGATGGGGATTTGGAAGATGAAAATGAAATCCTGAAATGGCTTCTGTCTCGATTGGAAGAGGACGAAATTGAAGATGTCACAGATGAAATGCTGGATTCTCTTATAAAGGAAGGGAAGCACTTAGCTGTTCTATTCT ATGACAACAATGATAGAAAGTCGCAAAAAGTCCTTGAAGAACTGGAAAATATCGACGATGAATGCGACGCACTGGGTATTCTCTTTGTGAAAATCGACAACGCTGAAGAAGCAAAGGAGTACGGAATCCAGAAAATACCCAAGTTATTGTACTTCGAAAATGGTATCCCTACAATTTACGAAGGTCCTCTCGATGACGAAGAAGGTCTTCTCAAATGGCTTGAGAGCCAAACAAGTGCTGATGAAATTGAAGACATCACTGATGAGATGTTGGATCTGATCATTGAGAAGATGGATCACGTTGCTGTATTGTTTT ATGACAAAGATCAGAAGCAATCCGCAAAGATCTTGGAAGAACTGGAAAATATTGATGATGAATGCGATCAGAATGATATCGCTTTTGTGAAGATCGACGATGACAACGAAGCCAAGGAATGGGGTATCGACGAACTACCCACAATGGTACTCTACGAAAAAGGTGTACCACATGTCTATGAAGGTGATCTACTCAAAGCCGATGAACTTCTTGGATGGCTCATTCATCAAAAGAGACATTCCGAAATACCCGAAATCACAGACGAAATGAAAGACAAACTGATCGAGTCTGCTGCCCATTTAGCCGTCATCTTCT ACGACAAGGATGACAAACAAGACATCCGGGTTCTCAATGAATTGGAAAACATTGATGATGAGTTGGAAAAGGAAGGAATCGTAATAGTGAGAATTGACAACGCTGAAGAAGCTAAGGAATACGGATTAGATCACCTGCCAGCACTTGTGTACTTTGAAGAAAAGATCCCCAGTG TTTACCCAGGAGATTTGATGAATGAAGATGAAGTTCTTGAGTGGCTCCTTCTTCAGAAAGAAACTGCCTCAATTGAAGAAGTCACCGATGAGATCCTTCAAGAACTAATTGACGAACACGAGTACGTTGTGGTTTACTTCACTGGACCTTGCGAATCTGGCGAGAGATGTGATAACTTCCTTGAAGATCTAGAAAACATCGATGATGAACTTGATGAAGCTGGAATTATCTTCGTGCGAACTGAAGATGTCTCCTTGGCGAAGAAATACAACATTCGCAATCTACCACAGGTTGTATTATTCCGCAACAAAGAACCAGTCCTGTACAAAGGTGGTGAAGATGAAGATGAGATCTTAACATGGTTGACTGATGAGAACACCCTTGAAATTCCCGGAAAGATTGAAGAGGTGAACGTGAAGATGCTGGAGAAGATTCTGGGAGAAAATGATCATATCGTAGTATTCTTCT ATGAAGAAGGTGACAAGAAATCTCAGAAGATCATCAATGAACTCGAGAACATCGATGATGAATGTGAAGAAAAAGACATTGACTTCGTAAAGACTTCAGATGATGGCATTCAAGAAGAATATGATCTTCCTAGTCTTCCATCTCTTGTCTTCTATCGCAACAAATTCCGCACAATTTACAAGGGCAACCTTATGAAGGAGGAAGAAATCCTCGAATGGGTTCTTGATCTCTACGAATCACCTCCAGATGAGATTGAAACTGTTGACAGGAAGACTCTTCAAGTGCTCATCAATGAAGTTGAACATTTAGCTGTATTCTTCT ATGACGACAAGTGCACCTCATGTCCAGGAATATTGGAAGAGTTGGAGACAATTGATGATGATACAGACAAACATGGTATTCAATTCGTAAAGTCCAGCGATGCCAAATTGGCCCATGAGATCGGAATATTCTCATTCCCAGCCCTGGTTTACTATGAAACCGGCGTTCCAATTATGTATGATG GTGATATCGAGGATGAGAGGGAAGTTCTAGATTGGATGGTGAAACAAAAGACAGATTCCAGTATTCCAGAAATAGATCGGGAAACCTTGTTTGAATACATCAACACCAAGGACTTCTTGGCTGTAATGTTCT TCGTCGAAGAAGATCATGAAGCCTTCAAGATCCTAAGGCATTTGGAACTGATCGACGATGAAGCAGCAGAATACGGTATAACCATCGCCAAGTGCAACGACAAACTTATGGCCAAGAAGTATGGATACCGAAATCCACCAGGACTAACATACTTCCGCAAGGGCAAACCAATCAACTACGACGGAGATCTCGATGATGAAGAAGAACTCCTAGATTGGTTAACCAATCCCGAAAATATGGAAATGACCGATCATATTGAGCAGGTTAATCGTAAAATGTTCCAGAAAATCCGTCAAAACTCTGAATATGTCGCCGTATTCTTCT ACAGTGAAGATTGCAAGCAGTGTCCGAGGGTTCTAACCGAAATCGAACATATCGACGACGAAGCTGACCGAGCTGGAATTGACTTCGTTAAGATCGACGACCGTAAGATGGCCAAAGAAATCGGCGTATTCGCTCTACCTGCAATTGTATTCTTCAAATCAACCTCAAAAGAACCCGTAATCTACGCCGGTGACATCTACGAAGAACAAGATATCCTCAACTGGCTCCTAACTCAGAAAGATCCTGGTGGAGACGTCATAGAAGATTTGGAAGGTGCCAAGCTAATGTCCATGATTGAGGAATCTAATTCTCTAGCAATCTTTTTCT GGAATAAGACACAGTGCGACATATGCAACTCAAAAGCAATGCGAAAAGCACGTATGAAAAAGGAACGTGAGGCAAATGCCACGGCGGCTCAGCAGCCAACGGGATGTCATGAGGGTCAACCACCTGTTCAGGAGCACCACGAAGAGG ACAACGATGAGTGTGAAAATTGCGCGGGAATCCTAGAAGAACTGGAAAATATCGATGATGACTGCGATCGACATGGAATAGTCTTCGTAAAAACGAAAGACTTCAGCGTTGCTGAGGAATACGGCGTCCTTGACTATCCCGCTCTGGTTTACTTTGAAGGAGGAATTCCGAATGTTTTCGAAG GTCAATTAcacgaagaagaagaagttcTGCAATGGTTAATAACACAGCGAACAGAGGACCGAATAGAACTCATCACACGAGCAATGTTGGAAACAATGGTAGAAGAGACAACCTACCTGGCAGTCTACTTCT TGCCTCCAAACTACAAAAAATCACCAGCCTACTGTAGAACACTCTGCTCACCACTTGCCAACAATGCCTTCACCATACAAAATACCACGAGGGCGCTAGCTAACACGCGCACGCTGGTCTCCAAGTACAAGCTACGAAAGCGTCTCGAAGTGGCCCTTCAAG ACAAAATAAATTGCAACATCTGTGATCAGATCCTAGAGGGACTAGAGCTAATAGATGACGAGTGTGATGTCTTTGGAATTCACATGGTGAAAATCCAGGATCCTCAGCTTGCCAAGCGGTATTCCATTAAAACCTTCCCAGCAATGGTCTACTTTAG AAATGGAAATCCGTTAATTTACGAAGGAGATCTTCAGAATGAAGAATCTGTCCTCGAATGGTTGATTGACGATGACAACAGAGAACTAGAGGACGAAATTGAAGAAGTCAATGATCGTATGCTTGAACGTCTAATGGAAGAATCAACACTTCTCGTTGTATTCTTCT ATGATGAAGATTGTGATGAATGTGAAGAAATTCTCGAAGAACTAGAACTTATTGATGGTGAAGCCGATCTCTTCGGAATTGATTTTGTTAAGATTGCCAGTGCAGAAGCCGTTGAGAAATACGAAGTTGTCAATATTCCATCTCTAATCTACTTTAG GAAACGCGTTCCAATCCACTACGACGGAGATCTTACACAACATGAAAAGATCATATCTTGGTTAACTTCGCAGGATGTCTTTGAAatcaaaaatgaaattgaagaCGTCAACAGAAAGATGCTAGATAAGTTACTGGATGAGAATGACTTCCTCACAGTGTATTTCT ATGAACGCGACGATGAAGAGAGTGACATCGTTCTCGAAAAACTAGAGACTATCGACAGCGAAACAGACAATCTCGATATAACATTTGTCAAGATGGCCGATACTAGGTACGCACGGAAATGGGGCGTCACTAAGCTTCCAGCCCTTGTGTATTTCCGGAAGCGCTTCCCGAGCATCTATCGAGGCAACTTAAAGGTGGAAAGTGAGGTGCTAGAGTGGCTGCGGAAGAATCGCTTCCGACAGCCTGAGCTGAATATCTTCATGTACGCCCTACTAGCCATCTCCGTGGCCTTTGTCATCTACACAGCCTTCCTGCTGCAGTGTTTCAAGCCAGCCCCTCCACCGCCCGTGGCCCATCCTAAACAGGCGTGA
- the LOC129804839 gene encoding uncharacterized protein LOC129804839 isoform X12, producing MIFVRSKWSSISLVCFLLAFTAFPGCVSGAKSKSGSDAPKVQAPVDPVIEEVTAKQLERILQEKDYVAVYWYARSCVTCDKVLAELEQIDDDTDSFGVDFVKINDKRLAKQYGIKNFPALTYFRDKHPIIFDGDIMDSEAVLDFLTSLEAMDLPDRIEEVNAKILSKIVEDTDYIAVLFCPEHSTCPSGHGRMSNKTECRKCARALQELENIDDEADQLGIGFVKIHDEDLADEYNLGALPKLVYYRHQIPIIYENELSREEDVLEWLIENKSTGDDEDIIEDVTAKTLNTLIGNVDNLVVLFYDHGDDQSMTVLEELEKIDDDCDRHGIQFVKIDDKKAAKAFGLDEVPAIVYFEKQIPNIYDGDLEDENEILKWLLSRLEEDEIEDVTDEMLDSLIKEGKHLAVLFYDNNDRKSQKVLEELENIDDECDALGILFVKIDNAEEAKEYGIQKIPKLLYFENGIPTIYEGPLDDEEGLLKWLESQTSADEIEDITDEMLDLIIEKMDHVAVLFYDKDQKQSAKILEELENIDDECDQNDIAFVKIDDDNEAKEWGIDELPTMVLYEKGVPHVYEGDLLKADELLGWLIHQKRHSEIPEITDEMKDKLIESAAHLAVIFYDKDDKQDIRVLNELENIDDELEKEGIVIVRIDNAEEAKEYGLDHLPALVYFEEKIPSVYPGDLMNEDEVLEWLLLQKETASIEEVTDEILQELIDEHEYVVVYFTGPCESGERCDNFLEDLENIDDELDEAGIIFVRTEDVSLAKKYNIRNLPQVVLFRNKEPVLYKGGEDEDEILTWLTDENTLEIPGKIEEVNVKMLEKILGENDHIVVFFYEEGDKKSQKIINELENIDDECEEKDIDFVKTSDDGIQEEYDLPSLPSLVFYRNKFRTIYKGNLMKEEEILEWVLDLYESPPDEIETVDRKTLQVLINEVEHLAVFFYDDKCTSCPGILEELETIDDDTDKHGIQFVKSSDAKLAHEIGIFSFPALVYYETGVPIMYDGDIEDEREVLDWMVKQKTDSSIPEIDRETLFEYINTKDFLAVMFFVEEDHEAFKILRHLELIDDEAAEYGITIAKCNDKLMAKKYGYRNPPGLTYFRKGKPINYDGDLDDEEELLDWLTNPENMEMTDHIEQVNRKMFQKIRQNSEYVAVFFYSEDCKQCPRVLTEIEHIDDEADRAGIDFVKIDDRKMAKEIGVFALPAIVFFKSTSKEPVIYAGDIYEEQDILNWLLTQKDPGGDVIEDLEGAKLMSMIEESNSLAIFFWNKTQCDICNSKAMRKARMKKEREANATAAQQPTGCHEGQPPVQEHHEEDNDECENCAGILEELENIDDDCDRHGIVFVKTKDFSVAEEYGVLDYPALVYFEGGIPNVFEGQLHEEEEVLQWLITQRTEDRIELITRAMLETMVEETTYLAVYFYKINCNICDQILEGLELIDDECDVFGIHMVKIQDPQLAKRYSIKTFPAMVYFRNGNPLIYEGDLQNEESVLEWLIDDDNRELEDEIEEVNDRMLERLMEESTLLVVFFYDEDCDECEEILEELELIDGEADLFGIDFVKIASAEAVEKYEVVNIPSLIYFRKRVPIHYDGDLTQHEKIISWLTSQDVFEIKNEIEDVNRKMLDKLLDENDFLTVYFYERDDEESDIVLEKLETIDSETDNLDITFVKMADTRYARKWGVTKLPALVYFRKRFPSIYRGNLKVESEVLEWLRKNRFRQPELNIFMYALLAISVAFVIYTAFLLQCFKPAPPPPVAHPKQA from the exons ATGCACGAAGTTGTGTGACTTGCGACAAAGTTTTAGCCGAACTCGAACAAATCGACGATGACACCGATTCTTTCGGtgtggattttgttaaaataaacgACAAACGACTCGCCAAGCAGTATGGCattaaaaatttcccagctCTCACCTACTTccg TGATAAGCATCCAATCATCTTCGATGGAGATATCATGGATAGTGAGGCTGTTTTGGATTTTCTCACATCACTGGAAGCCATGGATCTGCCCGATCGCATTGAAGAGGTCAATGCAAAGATCCTCTCAAAGATCGTCGAAGACACCGATTACATTGCTGTGCTCTTCT GTCCAGAGCACAGTACATGTCCATCAGGACATGGAAGAATGTCGA ATAAAACCGAATGCAGAAAGTGCGCCAGAGCTCTGCAGGAATTGGAAAATATCGACGATGAGGCAGATCAGCTGGGAATTGGATTTGTTAAAATTCACGATGAAGACTTGGCGGATGAGTACAATTTAGGAGCATTGCCGAAATTGGTCTACTATCGCCATCAAATTCCCATCATCTATGAAA ATGAATTGTCGCGTGAAGAGGATGTTCTTGAGTGGTTGATTGAGAACAAATCCACGGGAGATGATGAAGACATCATTGAAGACGTCACTGCCAAGACACTCAACACTCTCATTGGCAATGTAGACAATTTAGTAGTTTTATTCT ATGATCACGGAGATGATCAGTCAATGACGGTATTGGAGGAGCTTGAAAAAATCGATGATGACTGCGACAGGCACGGTATCCAGTTTGTCAAGATTGACGACAAGAAAGCAGCCAAAGCTTTTGGACTCGATGAG GTACCAGCTATTGTCTACTTCGAGAAACAGATACCAAACA TTTATGATGGGGATTTGGAAGATGAAAATGAAATCCTGAAATGGCTTCTGTCTCGATTGGAAGAGGACGAAATTGAAGATGTCACAGATGAAATGCTGGATTCTCTTATAAAGGAAGGGAAGCACTTAGCTGTTCTATTCT ATGACAACAATGATAGAAAGTCGCAAAAAGTCCTTGAAGAACTGGAAAATATCGACGATGAATGCGACGCACTGGGTATTCTCTTTGTGAAAATCGACAACGCTGAAGAAGCAAAGGAGTACGGAATCCAGAAAATACCCAAGTTATTGTACTTCGAAAATGGTATCCCTACAATTTACGAAGGTCCTCTCGATGACGAAGAAGGTCTTCTCAAATGGCTTGAGAGCCAAACAAGTGCTGATGAAATTGAAGACATCACTGATGAGATGTTGGATCTGATCATTGAGAAGATGGATCACGTTGCTGTATTGTTTT ATGACAAAGATCAGAAGCAATCCGCAAAGATCTTGGAAGAACTGGAAAATATTGATGATGAATGCGATCAGAATGATATCGCTTTTGTGAAGATCGACGATGACAACGAAGCCAAGGAATGGGGTATCGACGAACTACCCACAATGGTACTCTACGAAAAAGGTGTACCACATGTCTATGAAGGTGATCTACTCAAAGCCGATGAACTTCTTGGATGGCTCATTCATCAAAAGAGACATTCCGAAATACCCGAAATCACAGACGAAATGAAAGACAAACTGATCGAGTCTGCTGCCCATTTAGCCGTCATCTTCT ACGACAAGGATGACAAACAAGACATCCGGGTTCTCAATGAATTGGAAAACATTGATGATGAGTTGGAAAAGGAAGGAATCGTAATAGTGAGAATTGACAACGCTGAAGAAGCTAAGGAATACGGATTAGATCACCTGCCAGCACTTGTGTACTTTGAAGAAAAGATCCCCAGTG TTTACCCAGGAGATTTGATGAATGAAGATGAAGTTCTTGAGTGGCTCCTTCTTCAGAAAGAAACTGCCTCAATTGAAGAAGTCACCGATGAGATCCTTCAAGAACTAATTGACGAACACGAGTACGTTGTGGTTTACTTCACTGGACCTTGCGAATCTGGCGAGAGATGTGATAACTTCCTTGAAGATCTAGAAAACATCGATGATGAACTTGATGAAGCTGGAATTATCTTCGTGCGAACTGAAGATGTCTCCTTGGCGAAGAAATACAACATTCGCAATCTACCACAGGTTGTATTATTCCGCAACAAAGAACCAGTCCTGTACAAAGGTGGTGAAGATGAAGATGAGATCTTAACATGGTTGACTGATGAGAACACCCTTGAAATTCCCGGAAAGATTGAAGAGGTGAACGTGAAGATGCTGGAGAAGATTCTGGGAGAAAATGATCATATCGTAGTATTCTTCT ATGAAGAAGGTGACAAGAAATCTCAGAAGATCATCAATGAACTCGAGAACATCGATGATGAATGTGAAGAAAAAGACATTGACTTCGTAAAGACTTCAGATGATGGCATTCAAGAAGAATATGATCTTCCTAGTCTTCCATCTCTTGTCTTCTATCGCAACAAATTCCGCACAATTTACAAGGGCAACCTTATGAAGGAGGAAGAAATCCTCGAATGGGTTCTTGATCTCTACGAATCACCTCCAGATGAGATTGAAACTGTTGACAGGAAGACTCTTCAAGTGCTCATCAATGAAGTTGAACATTTAGCTGTATTCTTCT ATGACGACAAGTGCACCTCATGTCCAGGAATATTGGAAGAGTTGGAGACAATTGATGATGATACAGACAAACATGGTATTCAATTCGTAAAGTCCAGCGATGCCAAATTGGCCCATGAGATCGGAATATTCTCATTCCCAGCCCTGGTTTACTATGAAACCGGCGTTCCAATTATGTATGATG GTGATATCGAGGATGAGAGGGAAGTTCTAGATTGGATGGTGAAACAAAAGACAGATTCCAGTATTCCAGAAATAGATCGGGAAACCTTGTTTGAATACATCAACACCAAGGACTTCTTGGCTGTAATGTTCT TCGTCGAAGAAGATCATGAAGCCTTCAAGATCCTAAGGCATTTGGAACTGATCGACGATGAAGCAGCAGAATACGGTATAACCATCGCCAAGTGCAACGACAAACTTATGGCCAAGAAGTATGGATACCGAAATCCACCAGGACTAACATACTTCCGCAAGGGCAAACCAATCAACTACGACGGAGATCTCGATGATGAAGAAGAACTCCTAGATTGGTTAACCAATCCCGAAAATATGGAAATGACCGATCATATTGAGCAGGTTAATCGTAAAATGTTCCAGAAAATCCGTCAAAACTCTGAATATGTCGCCGTATTCTTCT ACAGTGAAGATTGCAAGCAGTGTCCGAGGGTTCTAACCGAAATCGAACATATCGACGACGAAGCTGACCGAGCTGGAATTGACTTCGTTAAGATCGACGACCGTAAGATGGCCAAAGAAATCGGCGTATTCGCTCTACCTGCAATTGTATTCTTCAAATCAACCTCAAAAGAACCCGTAATCTACGCCGGTGACATCTACGAAGAACAAGATATCCTCAACTGGCTCCTAACTCAGAAAGATCCTGGTGGAGACGTCATAGAAGATTTGGAAGGTGCCAAGCTAATGTCCATGATTGAGGAATCTAATTCTCTAGCAATCTTTTTCT GGAATAAGACACAGTGCGACATATGCAACTCAAAAGCAATGCGAAAAGCACGTATGAAAAAGGAACGTGAGGCAAATGCCACGGCGGCTCAGCAGCCAACGGGATGTCATGAGGGTCAACCACCTGTTCAGGAGCACCACGAAGAGG ACAACGATGAGTGTGAAAATTGCGCGGGAATCCTAGAAGAACTGGAAAATATCGATGATGACTGCGATCGACATGGAATAGTCTTCGTAAAAACGAAAGACTTCAGCGTTGCTGAGGAATACGGCGTCCTTGACTATCCCGCTCTGGTTTACTTTGAAGGAGGAATTCCGAATGTTTTCGAAG GTCAATTAcacgaagaagaagaagttcTGCAATGGTTAATAACACAGCGAACAGAGGACCGAATAGAACTCATCACACGAGCAATGTTGGAAACAATGGTAGAAGAGACAACCTACCTGGCAGTCTACTTCT ACAAAATAAATTGCAACATCTGTGATCAGATCCTAGAGGGACTAGAGCTAATAGATGACGAGTGTGATGTCTTTGGAATTCACATGGTGAAAATCCAGGATCCTCAGCTTGCCAAGCGGTATTCCATTAAAACCTTCCCAGCAATGGTCTACTTTAG AAATGGAAATCCGTTAATTTACGAAGGAGATCTTCAGAATGAAGAATCTGTCCTCGAATGGTTGATTGACGATGACAACAGAGAACTAGAGGACGAAATTGAAGAAGTCAATGATCGTATGCTTGAACGTCTAATGGAAGAATCAACACTTCTCGTTGTATTCTTCT ATGATGAAGATTGTGATGAATGTGAAGAAATTCTCGAAGAACTAGAACTTATTGATGGTGAAGCCGATCTCTTCGGAATTGATTTTGTTAAGATTGCCAGTGCAGAAGCCGTTGAGAAATACGAAGTTGTCAATATTCCATCTCTAATCTACTTTAG GAAACGCGTTCCAATCCACTACGACGGAGATCTTACACAACATGAAAAGATCATATCTTGGTTAACTTCGCAGGATGTCTTTGAAatcaaaaatgaaattgaagaCGTCAACAGAAAGATGCTAGATAAGTTACTGGATGAGAATGACTTCCTCACAGTGTATTTCT ATGAACGCGACGATGAAGAGAGTGACATCGTTCTCGAAAAACTAGAGACTATCGACAGCGAAACAGACAATCTCGATATAACATTTGTCAAGATGGCCGATACTAGGTACGCACGGAAATGGGGCGTCACTAAGCTTCCAGCCCTTGTGTATTTCCGGAAGCGCTTCCCGAGCATCTATCGAGGCAACTTAAAGGTGGAAAGTGAGGTGCTAGAGTGGCTGCGGAAGAATCGCTTCCGACAGCCTGAGCTGAATATCTTCATGTACGCCCTACTAGCCATCTCCGTGGCCTTTGTCATCTACACAGCCTTCCTGCTGCAGTGTTTCAAGCCAGCCCCTCCACCGCCCGTGGCCCATCCTAAACAGGCGTGA